The following coding sequences are from one Homalodisca vitripennis isolate AUS2020 chromosome 7, UT_GWSS_2.1, whole genome shotgun sequence window:
- the LOC124366927 gene encoding venom carboxylesterase-6-like, translated as MSVLLLVLLSLVSRSCSAGPSVSTGLGELEGVEDVTVEGKKIYAFLGVPYAKPPVGKNKFEEPRPAQRWVGSWPATQLPPECLQHMLNYDLPDLDLIVGDEDCLYLNIYTPTVVNSTLLPVLVFFHGGAFMYGTGNIFTPHFLLDRTDIVYVSVNYRLGPFGFLSTGDEVTPGNNGLKDQVLALKWIQENIGSFGGNRFEVTVSGMSAGGASVHLHYLSPLSTGLFKRGISMSGSAFNPWVLAESPVEKAKQLAASLGCPTDTSKPMMQCLKRRPGRKILAQLKSLYWPWLTQPIAPFGVVVEAGGLHPFLAEHPYKLIAEGAVSDLPWLVSVTAHEGLYPGASFVDREELLHELNVNWTRIAPHLLDYNYTVPPESLDIVSEQIRQFYLQDQEISLETRDKVIQMIGDRMFVVDMEKAARAQAAVTRSPVYFYKFAYPGKYSISLFLTRNNVTVGVSHADDLIYLLSRPIPHPSGDRGGQGRLTEDDQHLDQLHHHR; from the coding sequence ATGTCTGTGTTGTTGCTTGTGTTGCTCTCGCTAGTCTCGCGATCGTGTAGCGCCGGTCCGTCAGTGTCGACCGGGCTCGGGGAGCTGGAGGGTGTCGAGGATGTTACCGTCGAGGGGAAGAAGATCTACGCATTCCTGGGAGTGCCGTACGCGAAGCCGCCGGTCGGCAAGAACAAGTTCGAAGAGCCGAGGCCGGCACAGAGGTGGGTGGGATCGTGGCCCGCCACCCAGCTCCCTCCGGAGTGTCTCCAACACATGCTGAACTACGACCTCCCCGACCTCGACCTCATCGTGGGTGACGAGGACTGCCTCTACCTCAACATTTACACCCCGACTGTCGTCAACTCCACGCTGCTCCCCGTCCTCGTCTTCTTCCATGGCGGCGCCTTCATGTACGGCACGGGCAACATCTTCACCCCCCACTTCCTCCTAGACAGGACAGACATCGTCTACGTCTCCGTCAACTACCGGCTGGGCCCTTTCGGCTTCCTGAGCACCGGGGACGAAGTCACGCCGGGAAACAACGGCCTGAAGGACCAAGTCCTCGCTTTGAAGTGGATTCAAGAGAATATAGGATCCTTCGGAGGGAACAGGTTTGAGGTGACCGTGTCCGGAATGTCGGCAGGCGGAGCGAGTGTCCACCTACACTACCTGTCACCGCTGTCGACCGGTCTGTTCAAGAGAGGGATCTCGATGAGCGGGTCCGCCTTCAACCCTTGGGTCCTCGCCGAATCACCGGTCGAGAAAGCCAAGCAGCTCGCGGCTTCTCTAGGATGCCCCACGGACACGTCAAAACCGATGATGCAATGTTTGAAGAGAAGGCCTGGCAGGAAGATACTCGCGCAGCTCAAGTCCTTGTACTGGCCTTGGCTGACCCAGCCCATCGCTCCTTTCGGGGTCGTCGTCGAAGCGGGAGGGTTGCACCCGTTCCTGGCCGAACATCCTTACAAGCTGATCGCTGAGGGCGCGGTGTCCGACTTGCCTTGGCTCGTTAGCGTCACGGCACACGAAGGTCTCTACCCGGGCGCTTCCTTCGTGGACAGAGAGGAACTTTTGCACGAGCTCAACGTCAACTGGACCAGGATCGCCCCTCACCTACTGGACTACAACTATACCGTCCCACCAGAGAGCTTGGACATCGTCAGTGAGCAGATCAGACAGTTCTATCTCCAGGATCAGGAGATATCCCTGGAGACCAGAGATAAGGTGATACAGATGATCGGAGACAGAATGTTTGTGGTCGACATGGAGAAGGCCGCCAGGGCTCAAGCGGCAGTCACCAGATCCCCCGTGTACTTCTACAAGTTCGCCTACCCCGGGAAGTACAGTATCTCCTTGTTCCTGACGAGGAATAACGTGACAGTAGGAGTCAGCCACGCAGACGATCTTATCTACCTCTTGAGCCGACCCATTCCTCACCCCTCTGGAGACAGAGGAGGACAGGGCCGTCTCACTGAAGATGATCAACATCTGGACCAGCTTCATCACCACCGGTAA